One stretch of Bernardetia sp. DNA includes these proteins:
- a CDS encoding T9SS type A sorting domain-containing protein, with protein sequence MNILKSAFVFVFAITLSFTNSFASPADEDDMIAIVEALPNSNKFLLKFENEKEEKVKIKIYNSDLQLVHSEALGKKAQIQRLYDMSALGEGTYTVVLEGETYKEKRTVTLVNPLENNFIATFSPKATHKKVFASVENNKGTVKLTLTDINGNILYEESIVDEKKERTLNLENLERGTYFLQIIGKNKTEYETYYID encoded by the coding sequence ATGAACATCTTAAAATCAGCTTTCGTTTTTGTTTTTGCAATCACTCTTTCATTTACCAACTCTTTTGCTAGTCCTGCTGACGAAGACGATATGATTGCTATTGTTGAAGCGCTACCCAACAGCAACAAATTTCTTCTAAAGTTTGAAAATGAAAAGGAAGAAAAGGTAAAAATAAAAATTTATAATTCAGACTTGCAACTTGTACACTCTGAAGCACTGGGCAAAAAAGCACAAATTCAACGTCTTTATGATATGAGTGCCTTAGGAGAGGGAACTTATACAGTTGTTTTGGAAGGCGAAACGTACAAAGAAAAACGTACAGTTACATTAGTGAATCCATTGGAAAATAATTTTATTGCTACTTTTTCTCCAAAGGCAACCCATAAAAAAGTTTTTGCGTCTGTAGAAAATAACAAAGGCACTGTAAAACTGACACTTACTGATATAAATGGAAATATTTTGTACGAAGAATCTATTGTAGATGAAAAGAAAGAGCGTACTCTAAATCTTGAAAATCTTGAAAGAGGAACATACTTCTTGCAGATTATTGGAAAAAATAAAACAGAATACGAAACATATTATATTGACTAA
- a CDS encoding T9SS type A sorting domain-containing protein, whose protein sequence is MKLKQFLPFSQKPPKWSDLSFQSLVKTILVVPMLFMAMSYFSSSYAQNLQAAGETDKIEISEAYPNPAAHFVQFDYRMLDRNSEGKITVYNLLGSVVGEYRLDNYDNRKQISVSNLKAGIYFYTISVNNQSLITKKFVVKH, encoded by the coding sequence ATGAAATTAAAACAGTTTTTACCTTTTTCTCAAAAACCTCCCAAATGGTCTGATTTATCTTTCCAATCGTTAGTAAAAACGATTTTAGTAGTTCCTATGCTTTTTATGGCTATGTCTTATTTTTCATCTTCTTATGCTCAAAATCTTCAAGCAGCAGGAGAAACTGATAAAATAGAAATTTCGGAAGCCTATCCTAATCCAGCAGCACATTTTGTTCAGTTTGATTATAGAATGCTAGACAGAAACTCGGAAGGAAAAATAACAGTATATAATCTTTTAGGAAGCGTTGTAGGAGAGTATAGACTAGATAATTACGATAATCGTAAACAAATATCTGTCAGTAATTTAAAAGCAGGTATTTATTTTTACACTATTTCAGTAAATAATCAGAGTCTTATTACTAAGAAATTTGTAGTGAAACATTAA
- a CDS encoding diacylglycerol/lipid kinase family protein has translation MASTKVQNIENTFKVIEDEKVRIVFIINPVSGTERKEHIVTLIHTTLQPSDIDYDIVYTHYAGHATELAQQATQQKYDVVVAVGGDGTINEIAQALIKTKTALAIIPQGSGNGLARHLGIPLHTEQAIRRLLEPQKILIDAATANGNFFFCTSGIGFDAHVSASFASRAFRGLAGYAYFTMKELFSYKPMTYTLEFDGKTIEKEAFLIAFANATQYGNNVYIAPQADIQDGKLDICILKPFSKIQAPKIMWQVLNRTILQNPYMETHKADSIKISFGNSIPVHIDGEPKGLGTSIEYKSISKALTVWV, from the coding sequence ATGGCATCAACAAAAGTACAGAATATAGAGAATACATTTAAAGTAATAGAAGATGAAAAAGTCAGAATTGTCTTTATAATAAATCCTGTCTCTGGAACAGAGCGAAAAGAACATATTGTTACGCTCATTCATACCACTTTACAACCTTCTGATATTGATTATGATATTGTTTATACTCATTATGCAGGACATGCTACAGAATTAGCTCAGCAGGCTACTCAGCAAAAATACGATGTTGTAGTGGCAGTAGGGGGAGATGGTACAATCAATGAAATAGCCCAAGCACTTATTAAAACTAAAACAGCTTTAGCTATTATTCCCCAAGGCTCAGGAAACGGATTGGCTCGTCATTTGGGGATTCCACTGCATACTGAACAAGCTATAAGAAGACTTTTAGAACCCCAAAAAATATTGATTGATGCTGCTACTGCTAATGGAAATTTTTTCTTTTGCACCTCAGGTATAGGTTTTGATGCTCATGTGAGTGCTTCTTTTGCTTCTCGTGCGTTTCGTGGTTTGGCGGGTTATGCCTATTTCACAATGAAGGAGTTGTTTTCCTACAAGCCTATGACTTATACTTTAGAATTTGATGGAAAAACCATAGAAAAAGAAGCATTTTTGATAGCTTTTGCCAATGCTACACAATATGGAAATAATGTGTATATAGCTCCACAGGCAGATATTCAAGATGGTAAATTAGATATTTGTATTTTGAAGCCTTTTTCAAAAATACAAGCACCAAAAATAATGTGGCAAGTGCTGAATCGAACAATTCTACAAAATCCATATATGGAAACTCATAAAGCTGATAGTATAAAAATTAGTTTTGGCAATTCCATTCCTGTACACATAGATGGAGAACCTAAAGGTTTGGGAACAAGTATAGAATACAAATCTATTTCAAAAGCCTTGACAGTTTGGGTATAA
- the groL gene encoding chaperonin GroEL (60 kDa chaperone family; promotes refolding of misfolded polypeptides especially under stressful conditions; forms two stacked rings of heptamers to form a barrel-shaped 14mer; ends can be capped by GroES; misfolded proteins enter the barrel where they are refolded when GroES binds) encodes MSKIVSFDTAARERLKKGVDALANAVKTTLGPKGRNVVIDKKFGAPSVTKDGVTVAKEIELKDPIENMGAQLVKEVASKTADMAGDGTTTATVLAQAIFNAGIKNVAAGANPMDLKRGMDKAVAKVVENLRGQSSPIKSSSEVAQVGAISANNDMEIGKMIADAMDKVGKDGVITVEEARGTETEVKTVEGMQFDRGYLSPYFVTNTETMEVELDDAYILIYDKKISSMKELLPVLEQVAQTGKPLVIISEDVDGEALATLVVNKIRGALRIAAVKAPGFGDRRKAMLEDIATLTGGTLISEERGYKLESAEISYLGQAEKVTIDKDNTTIINGAGDSENIKRRVNEIKSQIEKTTSDYDREKLQERLAKLAGGVAILYIGAATEVEMKEKKDRVDDALHATRAAVQEGVVPGGGVAFIRSLESLDDFIVGKNGIENQDQETGVNIIRQALEAPLRTITANAGLEGSVIIQKVKEGKADFGYNAREDKYENLVAAGVLDPTKVSRLALENAASIASLLLTTECVIADDPEEKEAMPSAPAGMGGMGGMM; translated from the coding sequence ATGTCTAAGATAGTATCATTTGACACAGCAGCTCGTGAGAGATTAAAAAAAGGCGTTGATGCTTTAGCTAACGCAGTAAAAACTACACTTGGTCCTAAAGGACGCAATGTAGTAATAGATAAAAAATTTGGTGCGCCTTCAGTTACTAAAGATGGTGTTACAGTAGCAAAAGAAATTGAGCTTAAAGACCCTATTGAAAACATGGGTGCACAGCTTGTAAAAGAAGTTGCTTCAAAAACTGCTGATATGGCAGGTGACGGAACTACAACAGCAACTGTTTTGGCACAAGCTATCTTCAATGCAGGTATCAAAAATGTAGCTGCTGGAGCAAATCCAATGGATTTGAAGCGTGGTATGGACAAAGCCGTAGCGAAAGTAGTTGAAAACTTGAGAGGTCAGTCTAGCCCTATCAAATCTTCTTCGGAGGTAGCACAAGTAGGTGCAATTTCTGCTAACAACGATATGGAAATCGGTAAAATGATTGCCGATGCAATGGACAAAGTAGGAAAAGATGGCGTTATCACAGTAGAAGAAGCTCGTGGTACAGAAACAGAAGTAAAAACGGTTGAGGGTATGCAGTTTGACCGTGGTTATCTTTCTCCATACTTTGTTACGAATACAGAAACAATGGAAGTGGAGCTTGACGACGCTTATATCTTGATTTATGACAAGAAAATCTCTTCTATGAAAGAGCTTCTTCCAGTATTGGAGCAAGTTGCACAAACTGGAAAACCACTTGTTATTATTTCAGAAGATGTAGATGGTGAAGCATTGGCTACACTTGTAGTAAACAAAATTCGTGGTGCGCTTCGTATTGCTGCTGTTAAAGCTCCAGGTTTTGGCGACCGTCGTAAGGCAATGTTGGAAGACATCGCTACACTTACTGGTGGAACACTTATCAGCGAAGAGCGTGGTTATAAGTTAGAAAGTGCAGAAATTTCTTACTTAGGTCAAGCAGAAAAAGTTACTATTGACAAAGACAACACAACTATCATCAATGGTGCTGGCGACTCTGAAAACATTAAGCGCAGAGTAAACGAAATCAAATCTCAAATTGAGAAAACAACTTCTGATTACGACCGTGAGAAATTGCAAGAGCGTTTGGCTAAATTAGCTGGTGGTGTTGCAATCCTTTACATTGGTGCAGCTACAGAAGTAGAAATGAAAGAGAAAAAAGACAGAGTAGATGACGCACTTCACGCAACTCGTGCAGCCGTACAAGAAGGTGTAGTACCTGGTGGTGGTGTTGCTTTCATCCGTTCTTTAGAGTCTTTGGATGATTTCATCGTTGGTAAAAACGGTATCGAAAACCAAGACCAAGAAACAGGTGTAAACATTATTCGTCAAGCATTAGAAGCTCCACTTCGTACTATTACAGCAAATGCAGGTCTTGAAGGTTCTGTAATTATTCAGAAAGTAAAAGAAGGAAAAGCAGACTTTGGTTATAATGCTCGTGAAGACAAGTATGAAAACTTAGTAGCTGCAGGTGTTCTTGACCCAACTAAAGTTTCTCGTTTGGCTCTTGAAAATGCTGCTTCTATTGCATCTCTTCTTCTTACAACAGAATGTGTAATTGCAGACGACCCAGAAGAAAAAGAAGCTATGCCTTCTGCTCCTGCTGGAATGGGAGGAATGGGTGGAATGATGTAA
- a CDS encoding bifunctional metallophosphatase/5'-nucleotidase — translation MRNFYTSIFSKPIFLAFIFLVFFTACNSSKPASSDAEDIVKLTFLHINDVYEIGGVSGGKYGNLARVAQLKQDLIKENPNTYLVLSGDFLNPSVLGTLKLNGKRIAGAQMVDVMNAAKVDFVTFGNHEFDLNESDVLERINESEFEWISSNTFYFKDGKQQPFTRKGNELPTYIILEPKNKKEETIKVGILGITTNYNKTDFVRYTDEYETTKKLYQEIDSETDFTIALTHLLEAEDKKLAEFVPELKLLMGGHDHVNMKHTYGKTIMAKADANARTAYIHRLTYNKKTKELNIDSELKTIDKSIKYEATTKAAIKKWDDIADSVFTAQGFDPDRKIYTITEPLDATEATIRSSPSNAGILITNAMANAFPEADIAVLGSGSVRLDDVLVGEMTEYDVLRMLPFGGKIYQFEASGDLLIHFLDAGLLNKGTGGYLQYQEKLSYRDEKGWFLNNKPIEKEKMYKVVTNDYNLSGRENNMDFMNKDTNKEIKNVISSDESNSPQSDIRKAVIIYLEKL, via the coding sequence ATGCGAAATTTTTATACTTCTATTTTTTCTAAGCCCATATTTTTGGCTTTCATTTTTTTAGTATTTTTTACAGCTTGTAATTCTTCAAAACCAGCCAGTTCTGATGCAGAAGATATTGTCAAACTTACCTTTCTTCATATCAACGATGTCTATGAAATAGGTGGTGTGAGTGGTGGAAAATACGGAAATTTGGCACGAGTAGCACAGCTCAAGCAAGATTTAATCAAGGAAAATCCGAATACATATTTGGTCTTGTCTGGCGATTTTTTAAATCCTTCTGTGTTAGGAACATTAAAACTAAACGGCAAACGCATTGCAGGAGCACAAATGGTAGATGTGATGAATGCTGCCAAAGTAGATTTTGTAACTTTTGGAAATCACGAATTTGATTTGAACGAAAGTGATGTTTTAGAACGCATCAATGAATCTGAATTCGAATGGATTTCTTCCAATACATTTTATTTTAAAGACGGAAAACAACAACCTTTTACTAGAAAAGGAAATGAGCTTCCTACTTATATTATTCTTGAGCCAAAAAATAAAAAAGAAGAAACAATAAAGGTTGGTATTTTGGGAATTACGACAAATTATAACAAAACAGATTTTGTTCGTTATACAGACGAATACGAAACAACAAAAAAATTATATCAAGAAATAGATAGCGAAACAGACTTTACAATTGCTCTTACACATCTTTTAGAAGCAGAGGATAAAAAATTAGCAGAGTTTGTTCCAGAGTTGAAACTTTTGATGGGAGGACACGACCATGTAAATATGAAACACACCTATGGAAAAACAATTATGGCAAAGGCAGATGCTAATGCAAGAACAGCTTACATTCATAGGCTGACCTACAACAAAAAAACAAAAGAGCTTAACATAGATTCTGAACTCAAAACCATAGATAAATCCATAAAATACGAAGCCACTACAAAGGCTGCTATAAAAAAATGGGATGATATTGCTGATTCAGTATTTACAGCACAAGGCTTTGACCCAGATAGAAAAATATACACCATTACAGAGCCTTTAGATGCTACCGAAGCAACGATAAGAAGCTCTCCTAGCAATGCAGGCATATTGATTACCAATGCTATGGCAAATGCTTTCCCAGAGGCAGATATTGCTGTTTTGGGGAGTGGTTCGGTGCGCTTGGATGATGTACTCGTAGGAGAAATGACAGAATACGATGTGTTGAGAATGTTGCCTTTTGGAGGGAAAATCTATCAATTTGAGGCTTCGGGAGATCTTCTTATTCATTTTTTAGATGCTGGCTTATTAAACAAAGGCACAGGAGGATATTTACAATATCAAGAAAAACTCTCTTATCGTGATGAAAAAGGATGGTTTTTGAATAACAAGCCGATAGAAAAAGAAAAAATGTATAAAGTTGTAACAAATGACTATAACCTTTCTGGTAGGGAAAACAATATGGATTTTATGAACAAAGACACCAATAAAGAAATCAAAAATGTAATCTCTTCTGATGAATCAAATAGCCCACAGTCAGATATTAGAAAAGCAGTTATTATTTATTTAGAAAAACTATAA
- a CDS encoding tetratricopeptide repeat protein, protein MRIALLFTRIKNTNITHSPISNFLCSALVCLFIYCFFSLSVVAQVDKDSPFYHLEKGNYQQAISNATTALENTKDAFQKGQLLTVMARAYRYQGDYSKALVYAVQANTQFDRMAEKDEKKSELGKAEVFTEIGLLYQNWLTYDKAIENFDKAKQLYKANQKEKEITELNRKIAHNQFLNGEYEKAEKNYLALLEEDKKTGDKGLISFSLGKLAIVSRNHSLENALKYSIEKYNLEVEKGNNPEQIAFAANSIGYLYRQLEKEKEAVEYFEKALEALQKIDKKDEIVLNNLGVTYTSLKRFSAAKEQYEKALDINLDKNNSSAIAESYNYLGANEYLAAHAQEARVQVGKAITIAQKNNDKQSLAESYLLLSKIWEYEGDFRQSQEAFKKYTSIKTELEKEANKRKEELQKQRVEAERQETQLVQYENEREQERLRLEKVQSEAEKQAKENELLKSENELRQSEIKNARLQQEQTQQALLLAKNKLDAAQRQEEIQRLENERQKSAAELREQTLQAEQQKKEKELLEQKNKLQELETEKERIEKEKQQSSKYIAYLIAIAAIVLFAFALFAFLQNKKKNKKIEAQNALLENQKKEIIQKHEELQASEEELRQNSEELQTTNEQLTLVKMSIEEKNLALGASLVELENQKEIIEKKNHDITSSINYAKRIQVAMLPDLDKIKEALPQSFVFFQPRDIVSGDFYWFSQVSDKKCVIAACDCTGHGVPGAFMSLIGNDVLNETVNARNVHEADKILHDLHSGVVNALNQRATDNRDGMDMTLCVVDKENKQVHFAGAKNEVVYIQNGEVGRLKGDKMPIGGERLDVERFFHKETVDISSPTIFYMFSDGFQDQFGGDKGRKYMKKRFREFLVEIHNQPFEEQERILKLEFDAWLSGKYQQVDDVLVIGFKVG, encoded by the coding sequence ATGAGAATAGCACTTCTTTTTACAAGAATTAAGAATACTAACATTACTCATTCCCCTATCAGTAATTTTTTGTGTTCTGCTCTTGTCTGTCTTTTTATTTACTGCTTTTTTTCTCTGTCTGTTGTTGCACAAGTAGATAAAGATTCTCCTTTCTATCATTTGGAAAAAGGAAATTATCAACAAGCAATTTCCAATGCTACAACTGCGCTAGAGAACACAAAAGATGCTTTCCAAAAAGGACAGTTACTGACAGTTATGGCTCGTGCTTATCGTTATCAAGGCGATTATTCAAAAGCACTTGTTTATGCTGTACAAGCAAACACACAGTTTGATAGAATGGCAGAAAAAGATGAAAAAAAATCAGAACTGGGCAAGGCAGAAGTGTTTACAGAAATAGGATTACTTTATCAGAATTGGCTTACTTACGACAAAGCAATAGAAAATTTTGATAAAGCAAAACAACTCTACAAGGCTAACCAAAAAGAGAAAGAAATAACAGAGCTAAATAGAAAAATTGCTCATAATCAGTTTTTGAATGGAGAATATGAAAAAGCTGAAAAAAATTACTTAGCATTATTAGAAGAAGATAAAAAAACAGGAGATAAAGGTCTTATTTCGTTTTCTCTAGGCAAGTTAGCGATTGTGAGTAGAAATCATAGTTTAGAAAATGCACTCAAATATTCTATCGAAAAGTATAACTTAGAAGTAGAAAAAGGGAATAATCCTGAGCAGATTGCTTTTGCTGCAAATAGTATTGGGTATTTATACAGACAGCTAGAAAAAGAAAAAGAAGCTGTAGAATATTTTGAAAAAGCTCTTGAGGCATTGCAAAAAATAGACAAAAAAGATGAAATAGTTTTGAACAACTTAGGAGTAACTTATACTTCTCTTAAAAGATTCTCTGCTGCAAAAGAACAATATGAAAAAGCATTAGACATAAACCTAGATAAAAATAATAGTTCTGCTATTGCAGAATCTTATAACTATTTGGGAGCAAACGAATATTTGGCTGCACACGCACAGGAAGCTAGAGTGCAAGTAGGGAAAGCCATAACTATTGCTCAAAAAAATAATGACAAACAATCTTTGGCAGAGTCCTACCTTTTACTTTCTAAAATATGGGAGTATGAGGGAGATTTCCGTCAATCGCAAGAAGCCTTTAAAAAATATACTAGCATAAAAACAGAATTAGAAAAAGAAGCTAACAAGAGAAAAGAAGAACTACAAAAACAACGTGTAGAGGCTGAAAGACAGGAAACACAGCTTGTGCAATATGAAAATGAAAGAGAACAAGAACGCTTGAGGTTAGAAAAAGTACAGAGTGAAGCAGAAAAACAAGCCAAAGAAAATGAGCTTTTGAAGAGTGAAAATGAGTTGAGACAAAGTGAAATAAAAAATGCTAGACTTCAACAAGAACAAACACAACAAGCTCTTTTGCTTGCCAAAAATAAACTAGATGCTGCTCAAAGACAAGAAGAAATCCAAAGATTGGAAAATGAAAGACAAAAAAGTGCAGCCGAACTAAGAGAACAAACCTTGCAAGCCGAGCAGCAAAAGAAAGAGAAAGAACTCTTAGAGCAAAAGAACAAATTACAAGAGTTAGAGACAGAAAAAGAACGTATAGAAAAAGAAAAGCAGCAATCTTCAAAATACATTGCTTACTTAATTGCCATTGCTGCTATCGTACTGTTTGCCTTTGCTTTATTTGCTTTTTTACAAAACAAAAAGAAAAACAAAAAAATTGAAGCCCAAAATGCTCTTTTAGAAAATCAAAAAAAGGAAATTATACAAAAACACGAAGAACTACAAGCATCAGAAGAAGAGTTGAGGCAAAATTCGGAAGAACTTCAAACTACTAATGAGCAACTTACACTTGTCAAGATGAGTATTGAAGAGAAAAACCTTGCTTTAGGGGCATCTTTAGTAGAACTAGAAAACCAGAAAGAAATTATTGAGAAGAAAAATCACGACATTACTTCTAGTATCAACTATGCTAAAAGGATTCAAGTGGCGATGTTGCCTGACTTAGACAAAATAAAAGAAGCTCTGCCCCAGTCATTTGTTTTCTTCCAACCTCGTGATATTGTGAGTGGAGACTTTTATTGGTTTAGCCAAGTATCAGATAAAAAATGCGTTATTGCTGCCTGCGACTGTACAGGACACGGAGTTCCAGGAGCTTTTATGTCATTGATTGGAAATGATGTTTTGAACGAAACAGTAAATGCTAGAAATGTACATGAGGCAGATAAAATTCTTCACGACCTACATTCTGGAGTTGTCAATGCCTTAAACCAAAGAGCTACCGATAACCGTGATGGAATGGACATGACACTTTGTGTGGTAGATAAAGAAAACAAACAAGTACATTTTGCAGGTGCAAAAAATGAAGTAGTCTATATTCAAAATGGGGAAGTGGGAAGATTGAAGGGAGACAAAATGCCTATTGGTGGCGAACGTCTTGATGTAGAACGATTTTTTCATAAAGAAACCGTAGATATTTCTTCTCCAACTATTTTTTATATGTTTTCAGATGGGTTTCAAGACCAATTTGGTGGAGACAAAGGAAGAAAATATATGAAAAAACGCTTTAGAGAGTTTCTAGTAGAAATTCATAATCAACCTTTTGAAGAGCAAGAACGTATTTTGAAACTAGAATTTGATGCTTGGTTAAGTGGTAAGTATCAACAGGTTGATGATGTGCTTGTAATAGGTTTTAAGGTAGGTTAA
- the groES gene encoding co-chaperone GroES — protein MADVNIRPLADRVLIAPDAAEEKTASGIIIPDSAKEKPQRGKVVAVGNGKKDEPITVKVGDNVLYGKYSGTEINVEGQDYLIMRESDIYAVV, from the coding sequence ATGGCTGATGTAAATATTCGTCCGTTGGCAGACCGTGTTTTGATTGCTCCTGATGCAGCAGAAGAAAAAACTGCAAGTGGAATTATCATTCCTGACTCTGCAAAAGAAAAGCCACAACGTGGAAAAGTGGTAGCAGTAGGAAATGGCAAGAAAGACGAACCCATTACTGTAAAAGTAGGTGATAACGTTCTTTACGGTAAATATTCAGGTACAGAAATCAATGTAGAAGGACAAGATTACCTAATCATGCGTGAATCTGACATTTATGCAGTAGTGTAA
- a CDS encoding DUF1684 domain-containing protein gives MKFTLRHLFILFFIFSISACAPKYEVEVQTERDKKNKDFKGNGSPIPYDDRKTFEGLDYFPIDSSYYVVAMLTLSQDKEIVKLKTSQGKERNFKIYAKADFKLKGKPLSLNIYKAIEDGDGFSVLFNDLTNGKTTYEVGRYIEPEINGLRAILDFNRAYNPYCMYDKKYDCPIPPAENFLNIEVEAGEKVYKK, from the coding sequence ATGAAATTTACACTAAGACACCTCTTTATCTTGTTCTTTATCTTCAGCATTTCTGCTTGCGCTCCAAAGTACGAAGTAGAAGTTCAGACAGAGAGGGATAAAAAAAACAAAGACTTTAAGGGAAATGGCTCTCCTATTCCGTATGACGATAGAAAAACATTTGAAGGACTAGATTATTTTCCGATAGATTCTTCTTACTATGTTGTGGCGATGCTTACACTCTCACAAGACAAAGAAATAGTAAAACTCAAAACCTCACAAGGTAAGGAACGCAATTTTAAAATCTATGCAAAGGCTGATTTCAAACTCAAAGGCAAACCTCTATCTTTGAATATTTATAAAGCTATTGAGGATGGCGACGGTTTTTCAGTGCTGTTTAATGACCTTACTAATGGAAAAACTACATACGAAGTTGGGCGTTATATCGAACCGGAAATAAATGGACTTAGAGCTATTTTAGACTTCAATCGTGCTTATAATCCCTATTGTATGTATGATAAAAAATATGACTGTCCTATTCCTCCAGCCGAAAACTTCCTAAATATTGAAGTAGAAGCAGGCGAAAAGGTATATAAGAAATAG
- a CDS encoding thiamine-binding protein codes for MIVSVEISVYPLVEDYKPAVKSFIKIISQNSNLKILVNGISTHIFGELSEVMPSLEKAIESCFEAQKASVVVKFLGTDLSEYEYKG; via the coding sequence ATGATAGTTTCTGTAGAAATTAGTGTTTATCCACTTGTAGAAGATTATAAGCCAGCCGTAAAATCATTTATTAAAATTATTTCTCAAAACTCAAATCTAAAAATCCTTGTAAACGGCATCAGTACGCATATTTTTGGAGAGTTGAGCGAAGTTATGCCAAGTCTAGAAAAAGCCATTGAATCTTGTTTTGAAGCTCAGAAAGCCTCTGTTGTAGTCAAATTTTTGGGTACAGATTTAAGTGAATACGAGTACAAAGGTTAA
- a CDS encoding thymidine kinase: protein MHLEPTIHHLDHPVEGGWIEVVCGSMFSGKTEELIRRLTRAKIARQSVQIFKPAIDTRYDDQKVVSHNQNEIDSIAVRKATDILEILKEKNCQVIGIDEAQFFDKELINVCQTLANQGKRIVVAGLDMDFEGKPFGIMPNLLARAEYITKVHAICMCCGKVAAYSFRLTPSKKKILLGEKTEYEARCRKCFVKGNLQQETECEKVLTDEKA from the coding sequence ATGCATCTTGAACCCACCATACATCATTTAGACCACCCCGTTGAGGGAGGTTGGATAGAAGTCGTTTGTGGCTCTATGTTTTCTGGAAAAACGGAAGAACTTATTCGTCGTCTTACTCGTGCCAAGATTGCACGCCAATCGGTACAGATTTTTAAGCCAGCTATTGACACTCGTTACGACGACCAAAAAGTTGTTTCTCACAATCAAAATGAAATAGATTCGATTGCTGTGAGAAAAGCCACTGATATTTTAGAAATTTTAAAAGAAAAAAACTGTCAAGTGATTGGAATTGATGAAGCACAGTTTTTTGATAAGGAACTCATAAACGTTTGTCAGACACTTGCCAACCAAGGCAAACGCATTGTGGTGGCTGGTTTAGATATGGATTTTGAGGGCAAACCTTTCGGAATAATGCCCAACTTGCTGGCTAGAGCAGAATACATAACCAAAGTTCATGCTATTTGTATGTGTTGTGGTAAAGTAGCTGCTTATTCGTTTCGCCTAACGCCTTCGAAGAAAAAGATTCTTTTGGGAGAAAAAACAGAGTATGAAGCTCGTTGTAGAAAATGTTTTGTAAAAGGAAACTTACAACAAGAGACGGAGTGTGAGAAGGTTTTGACAGATGAAAAAGCATAA
- a CDS encoding DUF2834 domain-containing protein, giving the protein MFPACSCSVDLVVIVIAFFAWYILRSKKLKMKYWWMFIPLMFLVAIVFGFPMFLYFRELRLEKLNQN; this is encoded by the coding sequence ATATTTCCTGCTTGTTCATGCAGTGTAGATTTGGTGGTAATTGTGATTGCTTTTTTTGCGTGGTATATCCTTAGAAGCAAAAAACTAAAAATGAAATATTGGTGGATGTTTATTCCACTTATGTTTTTAGTAGCAATTGTGTTTGGATTTCCTATGTTTTTATACTTTAGAGAGCTTAGGTTAGAAAAACTGAATCAAAACTAA
- a CDS encoding acyl-CoA thioesterase, producing the protein MNRVKVDLPDQFLFRTEIPVRITDLNYGGHVGNDAMLSLVHEARVQFFMSEGFKSELDIMGLGVIMADVAMQFKGEGFYGNVFEVYVTVGTLSSSGFDLYYKFIDADSRREILRVKTGMVLFDYKSRKIASLPQELKERWQLPHPESRLISNE; encoded by the coding sequence ATGAACAGAGTAAAAGTAGATTTACCAGACCAATTTTTATTTAGAACTGAAATTCCTGTCCGAATTACTGACCTTAATTATGGAGGACATGTTGGAAATGATGCTATGCTTAGCCTTGTTCACGAAGCTAGAGTCCAGTTTTTTATGAGTGAAGGCTTTAAAAGCGAACTTGATATTATGGGATTGGGCGTAATTATGGCAGATGTGGCGATGCAGTTTAAAGGAGAGGGCTTTTATGGAAATGTATTTGAGGTATATGTAACTGTCGGAACACTTTCTTCTTCTGGATTTGATTTGTATTACAAATTTATTGATGCAGATAGCCGAAGAGAAATCTTGAGAGTAAAGACAGGAATGGTTCTTTTTGATTATAAAAGTAGAAAGATTGCCTCTCTGCCACAAGAACTCAAAGAACGCTGGCAACTTCCACATCCAGAAAGTCGTTTGATAAGCAATGAATAA